Genomic DNA from Acidimicrobiales bacterium:
ATCAAGAGCGTCAACCAGTGGCCGAGACGGTGGACATCCTGCCCATTCGAGTGGAGGGGATGCTGTACGATCTGGCCATGTTGCCCACCGGCATCGACACCCTCGACGCCCGCCTGATCTCGGCGCTCGCGGAGACGCCGCGCGCGGGGGTGATGGAGCTGGCCCGCCAGCTCGGTGTGGCGAGGGGGACGGTACAGGCCCGGCTCGACAAGCTCCAGCGTCGCGGGGTGGTCACCGGCTTCGGCCCGGACCTGTCGCTGCGGGCCCTCGGCTACGACGTGCTGGCCTTCACGACCCTGGAGATCTCCCAGGGCCGGCTCCAGGACGTGATCGACCACCTCCGCAACATCCCGGAGGTGCTGGAGGCCCACGCCACGACCGGGCCGGGCGACCTCCACTGCCGGATCGTGGCGAGGACCAACGAGCACCTGCAGCAGGTCATCAACCGGGTGCTGGAGGTGAGCGGCATCGTGCGGACGACCACGCAGATCGCGCTCTCCGAGCAGATCGCCCTGCGCGTGCTGCCCCTCGTCGGCCAGGTGCGGGACGCGGAGCCGGCGTGAGGACGGCCCTCGACCGCAGCCTGTTCCCGGTCACCGAGCGCTGGGCCTACCTGAACCACGCCGGCGTCGGGCCGCTCGCCGCGCCGGTGGTGGAGGCGATCCACGCCGCGGCGCGCGTGGTCGCCGAGAACGGGTCGGTGGGTGTCGAGGACCGCCTCGAGGCGATGGAGGGCGTGCGGGCGAAGGCGGCCCGGCTGCTCGGCGTGCCCGCCGCCGACGTCGCCTTCGTCAAGAACACGACCGAGGGCATCGGCTTCGTCGCCTCCGGCCTCGACTTCGGCCCCGGCGACCGGGTCGTCGTCCCCGACCTGGAGTTCCCCTCGACCCTGCTCCCCTGGGTCGCGCTGGAGCCCCTCGGGGTGCGCGTCGACCGGGTCGCCCCCGAGGGGCCGGGCCGGGCCGTGCTGGTCGAGCGGGTGGCCGAGGCCCTCGACCGGGGCCCCTGCCGCGTCGTCGCCTGCAGCTGGGTGCAGTTCGGGCGGGGCTGGCGGGCCGACCTCGCGGCGCTGGCCGAGGTGTGCCACGCGCACGGCGCCCTCCTCTGCGTCGACGTCATCCAGGGGCTCGGCGTGCTGCCGGCCAGGCTCGCCGAGTGGGGGGTCGACTTCGCCGCCGCCGACGCCCACAAGTGGCTCCTCGGGCCGGAGGGCATCGGCGTGCTGTACGTGGCCGAGCGGTGCCTCGACCTGCTGCGCCCGCTGGAGCCGGGGTGGGCGTCGGTGGCCCACCGGACCGAGTGGGAGAACCTCGACCTGGTGTGGGCGCCCGACGCCCGCCGCTTCGAGGGCGGCTCGTTCAACATGACCGGCATCGCCGCGCTCGGCACCACCGCCGACCTGCTCCTCGACGCCGGCGTGGACCGGGTGTGGCACCACGTCGACGGCCTCCTCGAGCGGGCCGCGGCCGGGCTGGCCGACCTGGGGGCCACCGTGCTGTCGGACCGGTCGGGCGAGGGCCGCTCCGGCATCCTGACCTTCGAGGTCCCCGGCGCCGACCACGCCGCCGCCGCCCGCCTGCTCGAGGCCGAGGGGGTCGTCCTCAGCGCGCGGGGCGGCGGGCTGCGGGTCTCGCCGCACGGCTACAACACCGAGGCCGAGATCGACACGCTGCTCGCCGCGGTGGCCAGCCTGCGCTGAGCCGGCGCCCGGCTCGTGCGGTCAGGCCGTGGCGGTCGCCTCCCCGAGGCTGGCCGCCGGCAGCGGGAAGACGGACAGGTGGGGCAGCCACGGGTCCGGGTCGGCGTCCCACCGCCAGGCCCGCAGCTCGTCGTCGGTGCGCCGCCCGGTGAGGCCGCGCAGCAGCTCCCAGTCGTCGCCGACCTCGACGGTGGCGCCCGGCTCGCCCGACCCGGCCAGGAGCTCCCGGCCGCCCGACACGATCCGCAGGGCCGGGACGCCGGCCTCGTCCAGCCGCCGGCCCATGCCCTTCACGAACCGGGCCGCCACCTCGCCGACCGCCGGGTCGGCGCGGTCGCCCGGGACGCCGAGCGCGCCGCGCAGGTCGTGCTCGTGGGAGATGACGTCGGCGAGGAGGATGAACCCGAGCGAACCGCCGCCGGTGAACACCGGCGT
This window encodes:
- a CDS encoding Lrp/AsnC family transcriptional regulator yields the protein MAETVDILPIRVEGMLYDLAMLPTGIDTLDARLISALAETPRAGVMELARQLGVARGTVQARLDKLQRRGVVTGFGPDLSLRALGYDVLAFTTLEISQGRLQDVIDHLRNIPEVLEAHATTGPGDLHCRIVARTNEHLQQVINRVLEVSGIVRTTTQIALSEQIALRVLPLVGQVRDAEPA
- a CDS encoding maleylpyruvate isomerase family mycothiol-dependent enzyme, which encodes MEPGPEYRKAAERIDALVRDLGPEDLDRPVPACPRWTVADLVRHLCGVAGDVVNGTMDGAPGEEWSARHVAARADRSVPDVLDEWSGYGDPMTPVFTGGGSLGFILLADVISHEHDLRGALGVPGDRADPAVGEVAARFVKGMGRRLDEAGVPALRIVSGGRELLAGSGEPGATVEVGDDWELLRGLTGRRTDDELRAWRWDADPDPWLPHLSVFPLPAASLGEATATA
- a CDS encoding aminotransferase class V-fold PLP-dependent enzyme gives rise to the protein MRTALDRSLFPVTERWAYLNHAGVGPLAAPVVEAIHAAARVVAENGSVGVEDRLEAMEGVRAKAARLLGVPAADVAFVKNTTEGIGFVASGLDFGPGDRVVVPDLEFPSTLLPWVALEPLGVRVDRVAPEGPGRAVLVERVAEALDRGPCRVVACSWVQFGRGWRADLAALAEVCHAHGALLCVDVIQGLGVLPARLAEWGVDFAAADAHKWLLGPEGIGVLYVAERCLDLLRPLEPGWASVAHRTEWENLDLVWAPDARRFEGGSFNMTGIAALGTTADLLLDAGVDRVWHHVDGLLERAAAGLADLGATVLSDRSGEGRSGILTFEVPGADHAAAARLLEAEGVVLSARGGGLRVSPHGYNTEAEIDTLLAAVASLR